Proteins encoded together in one Kiritimatiellia bacterium window:
- a CDS encoding glycoside hydrolase family 31 protein yields the protein MGASDNQKYYWKAMGGMPDFYFIPGPDFSSLLDRYTDLTGKPPLPPLWSFGLWFLCRMYADDREVVDNALQFRDRQIPCDVIGLEPGWMKAFYDLSTKKEWHPERFRIPPWSLKGGRTFISALKRLGFKFGLWEGNNYDLSYEAERKIKLSGLNNPAIPDTAFNAPEQDEAEFPLMPHAPAFRYEHKLDQLTIPEEPWFEHHKKFIEMGVDFFKQDGCEQTHEHPDRLYANGMSDLEMHNLYPLLYVQQMHEGFKEYTKKRPVCFTPNGWAGLQRYTGTWAGDTGGGPKSLIASLNLAFCAQTYTTCDMNVFTPEGIHFGFLQPWSQVNSFGTWSHPWLLGEKLGAIFKFYAQLRYQLIPYIYSYAYQSLKTGMPIIRPMPLAFPQDKNTFGLLNQYMLGHELLVGAFTDKIYLPDGKWLDYWSGKQYTGGTTVACNIPTDRGGALFVRAGAVIPMVERMECVGRRPWVNMMLDVYPGADSCFLLYEDDGVSLEYENGRFATTEIKTRQQNDTLHVDIRPRTGGFADMPTARNYLLKIHVSAPPENIRLNQSALAGPSAAVGFKDQGWCFDEENKMLWIALRENKTTKNEIRIAL from the coding sequence ATGGGAGCGTCGGATAATCAGAAGTATTACTGGAAGGCCATGGGCGGCATGCCCGATTTTTATTTTATTCCCGGCCCTGACTTTTCATCCCTTCTTGATCGTTACACTGATTTGACTGGCAAGCCGCCTCTGCCGCCGCTTTGGTCTTTCGGCTTATGGTTCCTCTGCAGGATGTATGCGGACGACCGGGAAGTGGTGGACAACGCCCTGCAGTTCCGTGACCGGCAAATACCCTGCGATGTCATTGGGTTGGAACCAGGCTGGATGAAGGCGTTTTACGACTTGTCAACTAAAAAGGAATGGCATCCGGAAAGATTTCGAATTCCCCCCTGGTCGCTGAAAGGAGGCCGAACATTTATATCCGCCCTGAAGCGGCTTGGCTTCAAATTCGGGCTCTGGGAGGGAAACAATTATGATTTAAGCTATGAGGCTGAAAGAAAAATAAAATTATCCGGTTTAAACAACCCGGCCATACCGGACACGGCTTTCAATGCGCCGGAGCAGGACGAAGCGGAATTTCCCCTGATGCCGCACGCCCCGGCCTTCAGGTATGAGCACAAACTGGACCAGTTGACCATACCGGAGGAACCATGGTTTGAGCATCATAAGAAATTTATTGAGATGGGCGTGGATTTCTTCAAGCAGGACGGCTGCGAACAGACCCACGAACACCCGGACAGATTATACGCCAACGGCATGAGCGACCTGGAAATGCACAATCTCTATCCGCTCTTATACGTGCAGCAGATGCATGAAGGCTTTAAGGAATATACCAAAAAAAGGCCGGTTTGTTTTACGCCCAACGGCTGGGCCGGCCTGCAGCGGTATACTGGAACTTGGGCGGGTGATACCGGCGGCGGTCCAAAATCCCTGATTGCCAGTTTGAATCTGGCATTCTGCGCGCAAACTTATACAACTTGTGATATGAATGTCTTCACGCCGGAAGGAATTCACTTCGGCTTTCTGCAACCCTGGTCGCAGGTAAATAGTTTCGGCACATGGTCGCATCCCTGGTTGTTGGGCGAAAAGCTTGGGGCTATTTTCAAATTCTATGCCCAACTGCGCTACCAGCTTATTCCCTATATCTACAGTTATGCCTATCAGTCCCTTAAAACCGGAATGCCGATTATACGGCCCATGCCCTTGGCTTTTCCGCAGGATAAAAACACTTTTGGCCTGTTGAATCAGTACATGCTTGGTCATGAATTATTGGTGGGCGCTTTTACCGACAAAATATACCTGCCGGATGGAAAATGGCTGGATTATTGGAGCGGGAAACAATATACCGGCGGAACAACGGTGGCCTGCAACATTCCGACGGACAGGGGCGGGGCATTGTTTGTCCGCGCCGGCGCCGTCATCCCCATGGTTGAGCGTATGGAATGCGTCGGCCGGCGGCCGTGGGTAAACATGATGCTTGATGTTTATCCAGGCGCTGACAGCTGTTTCTTGCTGTATGAAGACGACGGCGTGAGCCTTGAATATGAAAACGGACGCTTTGCCACGACAGAAATCAAAACAAGGCAACAAAACGATACTCTGCATGTTGACATAAGGCCGCGGACGGGGGGTTTTGCCGATATGCCGACCGCCAGAAATTATCTTCTTAAAATCCATGTTTCCGCTCCGCCTGAAAATATCAGGTTGAATCAAAGCGCATTGGCTGGTCCAAGCGCGGCGGTTGGTTTCAAGGATCAAGGCTGGTGTTTTGACGAGGAAAACAAAATGCTTTGGATTGCCTTGCGGGAAAACAAGACAACAAAAAACGAAATACGGATTGCCTTATGA
- a CDS encoding uroporphyrinogen decarboxylase family protein: MSAVNLSYRENFFRAMRRRDPEFVPFTYVFTGALVAKLRQETGRADIERSLESRFYHARNGLRKVVAEPTKNMNDYSKYYSGRNLSADAIVSEWGVAHQPDGYMHCESPLADISGIHDIENYPAPDLGRPYRWQNKKAEVDALHAGGFIVKGDTISTYETARSLRGPENFLVDIYENRLWCEALIEKIFNVNMERIENMVPTGIDVLFLGDDVGAQQSMMFAPQIWRDLFKPRFRSYIALAKKINPEILVFYHSDGNIFDIIPDLIEIGLDILNPVQPECMDPLLVKKEFGKHLSFWGTIGTQTTMPFGSVADVKGAAKKMIAEVGRGGGLCLAPTHVLEPDVPLKNIKALIEAVEEYGKAYR; this comes from the coding sequence ATGAGCGCTGTAAACCTTTCATATCGGGAAAACTTTTTCCGCGCCATGCGGCGCCGGGATCCGGAATTTGTGCCTTTTACATATGTTTTCACCGGCGCCTTGGTCGCGAAACTTCGGCAGGAAACCGGCCGGGCGGATATTGAACGGTCTTTGGAAAGCAGGTTTTATCATGCCAGGAATGGCCTCAGGAAGGTCGTGGCGGAACCGACGAAAAACATGAATGACTATTCAAAATACTATTCGGGCAGAAATCTTTCCGCGGATGCAATCGTCAGCGAATGGGGGGTAGCGCATCAGCCGGACGGTTATATGCACTGTGAATCGCCGCTGGCCGATATTTCCGGCATCCATGATATTGAAAATTATCCTGCGCCGGATTTGGGCCGCCCTTATCGCTGGCAGAATAAAAAAGCGGAGGTTGACGCCCTCCATGCCGGGGGTTTTATCGTCAAGGGAGATACCATCTCAACATATGAAACCGCGCGTTCGCTCAGGGGGCCGGAGAATTTCCTTGTTGATATTTATGAAAACCGGCTGTGGTGCGAGGCCTTGATTGAGAAAATTTTCAACGTAAACATGGAAAGGATCGAAAATATGGTGCCAACAGGAATCGATGTTCTCTTCCTCGGCGACGATGTGGGCGCCCAGCAGAGCATGATGTTTGCGCCGCAAATCTGGCGGGATTTGTTTAAGCCCCGATTCAGGTCATATATCGCGCTCGCGAAGAAAATAAACCCTGAAATCCTGGTGTTTTATCACAGTGACGGCAATATTTTTGATATTATTCCGGACTTGATTGAAATCGGCCTTGACATTTTGAATCCGGTCCAGCCGGAATGCATGGATCCGCTTTTGGTTAAAAAAGAATTCGGGAAGCATTTGTCCTTCTGGGGAACTATCGGCACGCAGACCACCATGCCGTTCGGCTCCGTCGCGGATGTAAAGGGCGCGGCCAAAAAGATGATCGCCGAAGTGGGACGCGGCGGCGGCCTGTGTCTTGCCCCCACGCACGTGCTTGAGCCGGACGTTCCCCTGAAAAACATCAAAGCCCTGATCGAAGCAGTTGAAGAATACGGCAAGGCGTACCGGTAA
- a CDS encoding uroporphyrinogen decarboxylase family protein, with protein sequence MTKREAVRCVLDGKRPPYVPWSFGFTREAWEKLIGYFGSAAATKAGLHNHIFMGGIGDRLENVGGGCVRDMFGVVWDRSVDKDIGVVKGHVLPEPTLQGYEFPDPLDKRFFAALPAEIEKHKDCFLEFAIGFSLYERAWTLRGMENLMMDFYDHPDFARELFRAIADFNIAQIREAVKHDIDAVHFGDDWGQQRGLQMGPEIWREFIFPELKRMYGEAHRAGKYVTIHSCGDVDELFDDLIAIGLNCFNPFQPEVMDTAALIAKYRGKLSFFGGLSTQKTLPYGTADDVKRETLRLLELGRAGGYILAPAHAVEGDVPLENMLAFIDTVHEQPGFKT encoded by the coding sequence ATGACAAAACGCGAAGCAGTCCGCTGTGTGCTTGACGGAAAACGGCCGCCTTATGTTCCCTGGTCATTCGGCTTCACCCGTGAAGCCTGGGAAAAACTTATCGGTTATTTCGGGTCCGCCGCCGCGACGAAGGCCGGCCTGCACAATCACATATTCATGGGGGGCATCGGCGACCGGCTTGAAAATGTCGGCGGGGGATGCGTGCGGGACATGTTTGGAGTGGTGTGGGACCGGAGCGTGGACAAGGATATCGGCGTGGTCAAGGGGCACGTTCTGCCGGAACCGACCCTGCAGGGGTATGAATTTCCGGACCCGCTGGACAAGCGGTTTTTTGCGGCATTGCCCGCTGAAATTGAAAAACACAAGGATTGTTTCCTTGAATTCGCCATCGGATTCTCGCTTTACGAGCGCGCCTGGACTTTGCGCGGCATGGAAAACCTGATGATGGATTTTTACGACCATCCCGACTTCGCGCGCGAACTTTTCAGAGCAATCGCCGACTTCAACATCGCCCAAATCCGTGAAGCCGTCAAACATGACATTGATGCCGTTCATTTCGGCGACGACTGGGGACAACAGCGCGGCCTGCAGATGGGGCCGGAAATCTGGCGGGAATTCATTTTCCCGGAATTGAAACGGATGTACGGCGAGGCGCACAGGGCCGGGAAATACGTTACCATCCATTCCTGCGGCGACGTGGATGAATTATTTGACGACCTCATTGCCATCGGGCTGAATTGTTTCAATCCTTTCCAGCCCGAGGTCATGGACACAGCCGCGCTGATCGCCAAATACCGTGGAAAACTTTCGTTTTTCGGCGGGCTCTCAACCCAGAAGACGCTCCCCTATGGCACCGCGGATGACGTTAAACGCGAAACGCTCCGCCTGTTGGAACTGGGGCGCGCGGGCGGCTACATCCTCGCCCCGGCGCACGCGGTTGAGGGCGACGTGCCGCTGGAAAACATGCTGGCCTTCATTGATACCGTCCATGAACAGCCTGGATTCAAAACCTGA
- a CDS encoding uroporphyrinogen decarboxylase family protein, whose translation MTIQPCRKKWKGAMSDRERFNNQMHYRKTDRCFNMEFGYWNENFTLWPMFVENHVTNNGEADIFFNFDKIKGVDGKVWLSPPFESKVVRETEDTLIMMNGDGLLAEVRKDGQSSIPHYVKASIITPDDWKKCKAERLRRDDPERRVDVALLQKQHPPARAYPLGVSCGSMIGKIRDMLTFEGLAYAVYDYPEMVEDMVETACVLVEDFLDQVLGKIDFDFASGWEDICFKNGPIVSVDFFKNVVMPRYKRVSGKLHAHGIDLWYTDCDGDVRPILPYLLEGGINCLFPFEVNGCAHPAELLNEYGRDLRIMGGVDKIQLGKGPKAIKAYLETLAPLVERGGYIPFCDHRCPPDVKPEDYLYYLDLKEKMFGIK comes from the coding sequence ATGACCATCCAGCCCTGCCGAAAAAAATGGAAAGGCGCCATGAGCGACCGCGAGCGGTTCAACAACCAGATGCATTACCGGAAAACGGACCGCTGTTTCAACATGGAATTCGGCTATTGGAATGAAAATTTCACCCTCTGGCCGATGTTTGTTGAAAACCATGTGACCAATAACGGGGAAGCGGATATTTTCTTCAATTTTGACAAAATCAAGGGCGTTGACGGCAAGGTCTGGCTCTCCCCGCCGTTTGAAAGCAAGGTTGTCCGGGAAACAGAGGACACCCTGATCATGATGAACGGCGACGGACTGCTGGCCGAAGTGCGTAAAGACGGGCAAAGCTCCATCCCGCATTACGTCAAAGCCTCCATTATTACTCCGGACGACTGGAAAAAATGCAAGGCCGAACGCTTGCGCCGCGACGATCCGGAACGGAGGGTGGATGTCGCCCTTCTGCAAAAACAGCATCCGCCCGCGCGCGCATATCCGCTCGGCGTGTCCTGCGGCTCAATGATCGGAAAAATCCGCGACATGCTGACCTTTGAAGGCCTGGCTTACGCCGTTTATGATTATCCGGAGATGGTGGAGGATATGGTGGAAACCGCCTGCGTGCTGGTGGAGGATTTCCTGGACCAGGTCCTCGGCAAAATTGATTTTGATTTCGCCTCCGGCTGGGAGGACATCTGTTTCAAGAACGGCCCGATTGTTTCGGTTGATTTCTTCAAAAACGTTGTCATGCCGCGCTACAAGCGCGTCAGCGGCAAACTCCATGCCCACGGCATTGATCTCTGGTACACCGACTGCGACGGCGACGTGCGGCCGATCCTGCCTTACCTGCTTGAAGGCGGAATCAACTGTCTTTTTCCGTTTGAAGTCAACGGGTGCGCTCATCCCGCCGAATTATTGAACGAATACGGCCGGGATTTAAGGATCATGGGCGGGGTGGACAAAATTCAACTGGGCAAAGGGCCAAAAGCCATAAAAGCCTACCTGGAAACCCTGGCGCCGCTCGTTGAGCGCGGCGGCTACATCCCTTTCTGCGACCACCGCTGCCCGCCGGACGTCAAGCCGGAAGATTACCTGTATTATCTGGATCTCAAGGAAAAAATGTTCGGAATAAAATAG
- the queA gene encoding tRNA preQ1(34) S-adenosylmethionine ribosyltransferase-isomerase QueA, whose amino-acid sequence MLTKDFDYHLPPELIAQRPAPRRELSRLMLVRRAGGEILHYRASDLPSLLRAGDLMVLNDTRVIPARIFGRKRKTGGKAEILFIEEREKNTWEVLLHSSGRSAPGDILLLAGDKMEACVKSTGARGRALLELRGDHDLMKILEEEGLPPLPPYIKRTKNESAFQRQLDRERYQTVYAKTPGAIAAPTAGLHLSNELLAALEKTGVQRASVTLHVGPGTFVPVRSEKIAGHKMESERFIILPEAAAAVNNARAGRRRIVAVGTTVVRALESAAGSEEMIAPGRGRTDIFIHPPYCFKIVSALLTNFHLPRSTLLMLVSAFAGRALVRRAYEIAVREKYRFYSYGDCMLIV is encoded by the coding sequence ATGCTGACGAAAGATTTTGATTATCATCTGCCGCCGGAATTGATCGCCCAGCGGCCCGCGCCACGGCGTGAACTTTCACGGCTCATGCTCGTCCGCCGCGCCGGGGGCGAAATTCTTCATTATCGCGCCTCCGATCTGCCGAGTCTGCTCCGGGCCGGCGACCTCATGGTTTTGAACGATACCCGCGTTATCCCGGCCAGGATTTTCGGCAGGAAAAGGAAAACCGGCGGAAAGGCGGAAATCCTTTTCATTGAAGAGCGCGAAAAAAACACATGGGAGGTTCTCCTGCATTCGTCCGGCCGGTCCGCTCCGGGCGATATCCTTCTGCTGGCCGGCGATAAAATGGAAGCGTGCGTAAAATCAACCGGCGCCCGCGGCCGCGCCTTGCTGGAACTGCGCGGCGATCATGATCTTATGAAAATCCTTGAAGAAGAAGGCTTGCCGCCCTTGCCGCCTTATATCAAGCGGACAAAGAACGAGTCCGCTTTCCAGCGGCAGTTGGACCGCGAGCGCTATCAGACGGTCTACGCCAAAACGCCCGGCGCCATTGCCGCGCCGACCGCGGGCCTGCATTTATCCAATGAATTGCTGGCTGCTCTTGAAAAAACCGGGGTGCAGCGCGCAAGCGTTACTTTGCACGTGGGGCCCGGCACCTTTGTGCCCGTCCGGAGCGAAAAAATCGCCGGGCATAAAATGGAATCGGAGCGTTTCATAATTTTACCGGAAGCGGCGGCGGCGGTAAACAATGCCCGGGCCGGCCGGCGGAGAATCGTGGCCGTCGGGACGACGGTCGTGCGCGCCCTTGAATCCGCGGCGGGTTCGGAGGAAATGATCGCGCCCGGCCGGGGCCGCACCGATATTTTTATTCATCCGCCCTATTGTTTCAAAATCGTCAGCGCGCTTCTCACCAATTTCCATCTGCCTCGTTCAACCCTGCTGATGCTGGTCAGCGCCTTTGCCGGCCGCGCATTAGTCCGCCGGGCCTATGAAATTGCCGTCAGGGAAAAATACCGCTTTTACAGTTATGGCGACTGCATGCTGATTGTATGA
- a CDS encoding homocysteine S-methyltransferase family protein, with amino-acid sequence MELRLKDQIYIGDGALGTRLQELSGKTTMPPESANLDAAGRELVGRIHEKYIEAGARIIETNTFAANFPRLERFGLGKECERINTLGAEVARSAAAGRALVAGSVGPLDLGVTTAGGGARLLETHFRSQMKALKAGGVDLLMLETFSSPSEARAALQAAGGTDLPVFFSIGGQSIARPYARKSVLEMIAFANRFKPAVFGVNCLSPYDLGTVLKLAADNTDLPLLAYPNAGTPSIERGLVRYDLPAAALVEEARKWLGAGVVVFGGCCGTGPEHIRALAGAFKEKTPGAVRSGAGQGVSAGLPGGARPVCVEKKFAGGSFPLDNPVRAVLHSGKRPLIAVEVRAALSRNLAATVAAVKPLADCGIDFFNVPDNPAANPARDCMACAFLLQQKYKIPAIIHKAATQANALHVSSYLLGAADLGIRGVLAVTGDPPGAGAFDRVATRVNDLRSSIELLRLIALLREGALVNGQSLPEKVDLAAGCAFAHGGKLKSQTAWLAQKVEAGAEFVFTQPVFAADDFGRVAEALAKFTLKKFFGVMPLLSLRQAEFVRSGRIPGITVPPEVVEEIARYPKPEDQLKAGMGLALALVAGLAQSSDGIYLIMPFHKNSVALTADLARAAGRKQRF; translated from the coding sequence ATGGAGTTGCGCTTAAAGGATCAGATTTACATCGGCGACGGCGCTCTCGGCACGCGCCTGCAGGAGCTTTCCGGCAAAACAACCATGCCGCCGGAAAGCGCCAACCTTGACGCCGCCGGACGGGAATTGGTGGGGCGGATTCACGAAAAATATATTGAAGCCGGAGCGCGGATAATAGAAACCAACACCTTTGCGGCCAATTTTCCGCGGCTGGAGCGGTTCGGACTGGGGAAAGAATGCGAACGCATCAACACGCTTGGCGCGGAGGTCGCCCGTTCCGCCGCCGCCGGACGCGCGCTGGTCGCGGGGTCGGTCGGCCCGCTGGACCTGGGCGTAACAACCGCCGGCGGAGGCGCGCGCTTGCTGGAAACGCATTTCCGTTCCCAGATGAAAGCCCTGAAAGCCGGCGGAGTGGATTTATTGATGCTGGAAACTTTTTCGTCGCCCAGCGAGGCGCGGGCAGCATTGCAGGCGGCCGGCGGGACGGATTTGCCCGTATTTTTTTCAATCGGCGGGCAGTCAATCGCGCGTCCCTATGCCCGCAAGTCGGTGCTGGAAATGATCGCCTTTGCGAATCGATTCAAGCCGGCCGTTTTCGGCGTCAATTGTTTGAGCCCTTACGATCTCGGAACGGTTCTTAAGCTCGCGGCGGATAACACCGACCTGCCCTTGCTGGCCTATCCGAACGCGGGCACGCCTTCCATTGAGCGCGGCCTCGTGCGGTACGACCTCCCGGCCGCAGCGCTCGTTGAGGAGGCCCGGAAATGGCTTGGGGCAGGCGTGGTGGTTTTTGGCGGATGCTGCGGAACCGGGCCGGAGCATATCCGGGCCTTGGCGGGCGCCTTTAAGGAAAAGACGCCCGGAGCTGTCCGTTCAGGCGCGGGGCAGGGCGTTTCCGCCGGGTTGCCGGGTGGGGCGCGGCCGGTTTGCGTTGAAAAAAAATTCGCGGGCGGAAGTTTTCCCCTTGATAATCCTGTTCGGGCCGTTTTGCATTCCGGCAAAAGGCCGTTGATTGCGGTGGAAGTGAGGGCGGCCCTCTCTCGGAATCTTGCCGCCACCGTGGCGGCCGTCAAACCGTTGGCCGATTGCGGCATTGATTTTTTTAACGTGCCCGACAATCCCGCCGCCAATCCGGCCCGCGACTGTATGGCCTGCGCTTTTCTGCTTCAGCAGAAATATAAAATTCCCGCCATCATTCATAAAGCGGCCACGCAGGCCAATGCCCTGCATGTTTCCTCCTATCTGCTCGGCGCGGCCGACCTCGGCATCCGGGGTGTGCTGGCGGTTACCGGCGACCCGCCCGGCGCCGGCGCCTTTGACCGTGTTGCAACCCGCGTGAACGACTTGCGCAGTTCCATTGAGCTTTTGCGGCTTATCGCTCTTTTGCGGGAGGGCGCCTTGGTCAACGGACAGTCCCTGCCTGAAAAAGTTGATTTGGCGGCCGGGTGCGCCTTCGCGCACGGCGGCAAGCTGAAAAGCCAGACCGCATGGCTCGCGCAGAAAGTTGAGGCCGGGGCCGAATTTGTCTTTACCCAGCCGGTTTTTGCGGCAGATGATTTTGGGCGGGTTGCCGAGGCGCTCGCAAAATTTACGCTGAAAAAATTTTTCGGCGTCATGCCGCTGCTTTCCCTCCGGCAGGCTGAATTCGTCCGTTCCGGCCGGATTCCCGGCATCACTGTTCCGCCGGAGGTGGTGGAGGAAATTGCGCGCTATCCGAAGCCGGAAGACCAGTTGAAGGCCGGCATGGGGTTGGCCCTTGCCCTTGTCGCCGGCCTGGCGCAATCATCCGACGGTATTTATCTGATCATGCCCTTTCATAAAAATTCGGTTGCGCTGACGGCGGACTTGGCCAGGGCGGCCGGGCGTAAACAGCGGTTTTGA
- a CDS encoding alcohol dehydrogenase catalytic domain-containing protein, translated as MKAAVIKKPGVIVVEEVPVPKVGAGEVLLKVEACALCGTDQRVLSGEKQVDVAIVGHEITGIAVEIGAGVNGVVKGGKYVVQTVIGCGKCPMCRLHRENLCEKGFIAMGYQFNGGFAEYILMPEIAVRQGCLIPVPFDLPSDQGTIIEPLSCCVNGMKYIPMENCAHAVIFGGGIIGVLNGLVAKARGAREITIMDVSQPRLDLLKKIKLPFDNLVNSGRISPAEWVKEKTAGRGVDAVVVAASVKALVAEGIGLLKRGGHLSIFAGMPKSDPVAPIDLNRIHYLELNLHGANSSSQTEYLAARDMLVSGRINGRALVTHRFPLSKFNEAVRAQSDPSSGALKVVVLP; from the coding sequence ATGAAAGCGGCTGTAATAAAAAAACCGGGAGTGATCGTCGTTGAAGAAGTGCCCGTCCCGAAGGTTGGGGCAGGGGAGGTGTTGCTTAAGGTAGAAGCCTGCGCGTTATGCGGTACCGACCAGCGGGTTTTGTCGGGTGAAAAACAGGTTGATGTGGCGATTGTCGGCCATGAAATCACCGGCATCGCGGTTGAAATCGGCGCCGGCGTGAATGGCGTTGTCAAGGGCGGCAAGTATGTGGTTCAGACCGTCATCGGGTGCGGCAAGTGCCCGATGTGCCGCCTCCATCGTGAAAATCTCTGCGAAAAAGGTTTCATCGCCATGGGCTACCAGTTCAACGGCGGATTCGCGGAATATATTTTAATGCCCGAAATAGCGGTCCGGCAGGGGTGTCTTATTCCCGTGCCTTTTGACTTGCCGTCCGATCAGGGAACGATTATTGAGCCTTTGAGCTGCTGCGTCAACGGAATGAAATATATTCCCATGGAAAATTGCGCGCACGCCGTTATTTTCGGCGGCGGGATTATCGGGGTCTTGAACGGGCTGGTGGCAAAAGCCCGCGGGGCAAGGGAAATAACGATTATGGATGTTTCCCAGCCGCGCCTTGATTTGTTGAAAAAAATCAAACTGCCGTTTGATAATCTGGTGAACAGCGGCCGGATAAGCCCGGCCGAGTGGGTGAAGGAAAAAACAGCCGGCCGCGGGGTTGACGCCGTGGTGGTGGCCGCCTCTGTCAAGGCGCTGGTTGCGGAGGGGATCGGGCTGCTTAAGCGCGGCGGCCATTTGTCAATTTTCGCCGGCATGCCCAAATCCGACCCGGTTGCGCCGATTGACCTGAACCGCATTCATTACCTTGAATTGAATCTGCACGGCGCCAACAGTTCCTCGCAGACCGAATATCTGGCTGCGCGCGACATGCTGGTTTCAGGCAGGATTAACGGGCGCGCGCTGGTAACCCATCGTTTCCCTCTCTCAAAATTTAACGAGGCCGTGCGCGCGCAAAGCGATCCGTCCTCCGGCGCATTGAAAGTGGTGGTGCTGCCATGA